From a single Nasonia vitripennis strain AsymCx chromosome 2 unlocalized genomic scaffold, Nvit_psr_1.1 chr2_random0001, whole genome shotgun sequence genomic region:
- the LOC116416226 gene encoding uncharacterized protein LOC116416226, with amino-acid sequence MASFFTTNEEMLQFEDRDATTSMIGYVDFITAPAPSGKENTPLLKFTLTNGSKRIDILIWDDDNDLINKYQKDICINRIININGGHCRATKSTKFHQDNNLVPFEILVKENTTIHFLGYHTLKSSATEQVQKVSFDTIHNIEGLVEISGYIRTPFSLMKIN; translated from the exons ATGGCGTCCTTTTTTACAACAAATGAGGAAATGTTGCAGTTTGAAGATCGAGATGCGACCAC aagtATGATAGGTTATGTCGATTTCATTACGGCACCTGCTCCATCTGGCAAAGAAAATACTCCTTTGTTAAAATTCACTTTAACAAATGGTAGTAAAAGAATTGACATTCTCATATGGGACGATGACAATGACCTTATCAACAAATATCAGAAGGACATATGTATTAATAGG attatCAATATTAATGGTGGTCACTGTCGTGCAACAAAGTCAACAAAGTTCCATCAAGACAACAACCTCGTACCGTTTGAAATATTAGTCAAGGAAAATACCACAATCCATTTCTTGGGGTATCATACATTGAAGAGTTCAGCGACAGAACAAGTGCAAAAAGTCTCTTTTGATACTATCCACAACATAGAAGGACTAGTTG aaatttcAGGTTATATTAGGACCCCATTTTccttaatgaaaataaattaa